The Ancylothrix sp. D3o DNA window CCGGTATTGGTAGTGGTAGTGGTGCCGGTGTTGGTTCCGGTATTGGTAGTGGTAGTGGTGCCGGTGTTGGTTCCGGTATTGGTAGTGGTAGTGGTGCCGGTGTTGGTTCCGGTATTGGTAGTGGTAGTGGTGCCGGTGTTGGTTCCGGTATTGGTAGTGGTAGTGGTGCCGGTGTTGGTTCCGGTATTGGTAGTGGTAGTGGTGCCGGTGTTGGTTCCGGTATTGGTAGTGGTAGTGGTGCCGGTGTTGGTTCCGGTGTGGGTGTGGGATTCACCGTTGCCGAAATCAGGAAGTTAAAGGGATTTTCATCCCCGTCGTTATTGGTAAATTCCAGATTGCCGCTGAAGGTGCCTGCTGTGGTGGTATCCACTTGCACACTCAAGGTAGCACTGGCGTTTGCGGCAATCGAGGTGGGGGAAGTGCCCACTAGAGTAAATCCGGCGGGTAGGTTGAGGGTTCCCAGAGTTAAGTCGGCAGTGCCGATATTGTTGATGGTGAAGGTTTTGCTGAGAGTGTCGCCGACAGTAGCGCTGCCGAAATTAAGAGCGGCGATGGTACCGTCAACAATATCGGTACTGCCATCTATTACTTGGATTTCGGGTGCTGGGCTAAAGTAGGTGCGAGTTAACTGTGTTGCAGCAATATTATTATTGCCGGCGCTATCTTGTGCCGAACCGGCAGGTAAGTCTACTGTGACTGCACCATCGTTGAGCGGAGTAACGGTGAAAGTGTAGGTGCTGCCGGTGCCACTGAAATTACTCAGGGTGCCATTGCTGATGCTGATATCTGCGTCGGTAAATTCGGTAACGTCTTCGTCGAAGCTGGCGGTGACGCTAAACGGAGCGTTGGTGGTAGTGGGAGAAGTTGAAGAAAGGGTGACGGTGGGTGGGGTTGTATCAATAGTGGTGAAGTTCCAAGCTGTTGCCCCACTTACTCCCGCGTAATTGTTGCCAACGACGTCTTTAATAGCACCGGCATCGATTTCAACATAGTATTCAGTCTTTTCTGCGAGGTCGTTGGTGGGGTTGATAGTGAGGGTGGTGCCGTTGAGCGCGATCTGCGGGGAAGTCACGTCAATGGTTTCCACCACTGAATTATCGGCTACTTTCTTGATGACAATATTGCCGATGCCTTTCTGCACGGCTTCGCTGAATTCACCCACCAAATTGCTGTCAACAGCAATCTTTATAGCATCGTCAACCGGGGTAATGATGCTTAGGCTCGGAGCAGCTTTGTCAATGTTATAAACTTCTGCGGTTGTAAAGTTGCCGTTGTTAATACCAATGCCACCCAAGGAACGGTTTTTGGTATTTTTAATGGTGTCGTTATCCATCAAATCTAAGCGTAATGTGCCGCTGCCCGTGCCGGTGTTGACTGTAACGGTGTAGCTCTTCGATGATGAGGTAGTGCTAGTTGTGGGAGTAGTTGTGGAGGTAGGAGTTGGATAGATACCAGGCATGGGATACATACCGGGCATGGGATAAATACCAGGCATGGGATACATCCCACCAGGCATGGGATACATCCCACCCAAAAAAGGATCGGTGGTTCCACTTGATGGGGCTACCTTGACGACATCAGTGATAGCTCCTCCCGTAATACCGTCGGTGGTTAAGCTAAAGTCATTTGCATCGACATTAGAGACGGCTTCGCTAAAAGTGATGGTGTAGCTAACGCTATTGGCGTTAGTGGGGTTGGTAGTGGCGCGGGTGATTGAGGTGACTGTAGGGAAAGTAAAGTCGCCATAAATATTGTTGTTATCACTGTTGGCAGTTGCGCCATTGGTTGCAGAATTACCACTGTATGTCACCCCTGATACTGCGGCCTCGGCATCTGTAAAGGCAAAAATTGCACCGGCTTTACCTTGACCGGACTCTTGAGAACCAGTACCGCCTGTACCCGCAGCACCACCTGTAGCTCTGTTGTTGGTAAAGATGCTGTCAGTTACCATCAAAGCGCCATTGCGGATAAAAATAGCACCTCCTAGTCCAGCGCCGCCGCCACCACCACTGTAGTAACCGCCACCGTTGCCAGCAAACGTTCCTGGTGAACCAAAGGCACCGCCTCCGCCGCCGCCGAAACCTCCCTTACCAATACCGCCAGAACCACCGGCACCGCCACCGCCGAAACCGCCGCTGCCGCCAAGGCTCCAGGCAGCACCGCCGCCGCCGCCAAAGTCGCCACCATCGCCACCTTCGTTGGCAGCCGCAGCGCCACCGGCACCGCCGCCGCCGCCGCCAATACCACCATCGCCGCCATAGCTGGTAGTCCCAATGCCGCCACCGCCGCCGCCGCCGCCGACTCCACCGCTAGTGCCGCCTTTAGTATTGCTATCCGTACCTTTGGTGGCAGCAGAGCCACCCAAGATTGTACCGCTGCCACTGCCACCGGTGCCTCCGTTGCCCTTGTCAATCCCACTCAAGCCGTTGCCGCTGAAGCCGCCACCGCCACCGCCACCGCCACCAGGGCCGGTACCGTTGCCGCCATTGCCACCATTCCCACTGAAGCCACCGCCACCGCCTCCACTGGGAAGACCGGAGGGGCTATCGTTCAGGCCGCCATTGCCACCATTGCCGCCAAAGCCGCCTCCACCGCCGCTACCGTATTTGTAGTCGATGACATTGCCACCATTGCCCCCTACAGCCTGGTTGTCAGAGAAGGTGACGTTGTTGATGTTAACAGTACCGCTTTGAATAAATAATGCCCCCCCAGCGCCGAGGCCTCCTCCTCCTCCGTTGCTACCGTTGCCGCCATCTCCACCTTTAGCGCGTCCACCTGAGAGGGTGAGGTTACTGAAGTTGACACTGCCTTGGTTGATAAAGAATAGGCGGACATCTCCGTTGTCGTTGATTCCATTGTTATTGGCATCGCCGCTGATCTTCAACAAGTCATGCCCCGGCCCCTGGATCGTCATGCTGTCATTAACGATTAATTGGGAGGTAAGGCGGATCGTTTGAGAAGTTTTAAATACTATGGGATTAAAGACAATGACATCTGCTCCAGAGAGTGCGTTGGCTTGGTTTATCGCTTCGCGCAATGAGCCTGCCCCACTGTCGTCGGTGTTCGTTACGGTGAAGGTATTGAGGGTGGGTGGTTTGCTGTTGTCTACCACTATGTCAAAGCTATCCTCGATAATCTTTCCCTGACTATCAGATGCCGTTACTTTGACAGTAAAAGTCCCCGGAAGGGGGGCAATGCCGCTAAGGACTCCAGTATTTTTATTGAGGCTTAAACCGCTGGGTAAACCTGTGGCACTGTAGTTGCTTAAAGTCTCGTTAATGTCGCCAAAGTGGCTGGCGAGATCGAGGGTGAAACCTTCCCCTGCTGTGATTGTCTGGTTGGTAATATCACTTTTAAGGTAAGGCGGGTTTTCTACGTTATATGACTCTAATTGAGGCGCAGGCAACTGATAGAGATTGCTAACGGATGTGGGAATTGTGCCTGTGAGTTGGTTATTGCTTAGGTCAAGTTTAGTCAAAATGCCGAAATTTCCTAACTCGGCAGGGATGGCTCCACTCAATTGGTTTTGACTTAAGTCGAGGAGGCCCAAACTGCTTAGATTTGCTAACTCGGCAGGGATGGCTCCACTCAATTGATTGCTTTTTAAAACCAGCCGGGACAAATTGCTAAGATTGCTCAACTCGACAGGGATGCCTCCGCTTAATTGGTTTTGAGTGAGGTCGAGGTTGGCTAATTTGCTGAGGTTTCCTAGTTCGGTAGGAATGGCTCCACTCAATTTATTGGAATTTAGATAGAGATCGTTCAAGTTGCTGAGTTTGCCTAGCTCGGCTGGAATGGCTCCACTCAGTTGATTGGAATATATGGAGAGCCAGTGCAAATTACTAAGATTGCCCAACTCAGCAGGAATAGAAGTTAGGAAGTTGTTATGCAAATGGAGGGATTGGAGGTTGCTGAGTTTGCCTAGCTCGGCTGGGATGGCTCCACTCAGTTGATTGGAATTTAGGTAGAGCTCGTACAAATTATTAAGATTGCCTAGCTCTGCCGGGATGGTTCCGCCCAATCGATTGCCACCCAAATTAAGCGATTGTAAATTGCTGAGATTTCCGAGTTGAGAGGGAATGGCTCCTGTAAGTTGGTTTCCATACAGGTAAACGTATCCCAACTGGCTGAGGTTGCCTATTTCGGCAGGTATTGAGCCAACTAGATTATTTTGGAGTAGATGTAGGGTTGTAACTCGATCTCCCACTACCTGCACGCCATGCCAAGTTGCTACTTTAGATGCTGCGGGGGGTGTGGTGCTGCTGAAATCCCAGTTTGTTTTGTTGGTCCAATTGTTTCCGTTTGTGCTTTCGTAGAAAGCTTTCAAGGCTGCATAGTCGTCGGGATGGAGAAGAATTTCTTTGTTGTAGGTTATTTGGTTATCGCTGCTGGTACTGGCGGTACTGGTATTTCCTGCTATGTCGGCGGTTGCATCGGCCTTCACGGCTGCGGTGACTGTGCCGCTAACAGTCATGCCACTGACGGCAACATTATAGGTGCTGCCGCTTCCTGTGACGGTGGCTGTGGTGGCACCGGCAGTACCCCCCAGAGTGATGTCGCTGTCGTCAAAGCCTGTGACGGCTTCGGAGAAAACAACAGCAAAGTTGACGGTTGAGCCGGTAGTGGGGTCAAGCTGTCCCACATTTTGATTAATTGTGACAGTCGGGGCTGTGCTATCAATGGTAACTGTAAAGGGGGCAGACGGGCTGCTGGTTGTATTGGTGACGTCGGTGGCTGTGGCTGTGAAGTTGTATGTGCGGTTCGCTAATGTTGTGCCGGTGTAGTCAAATGTCCAATTGCCGGAGGAGTCTGCGGTGACAGTGCCAATGTTTGTACCTTCGTTGAAGAGGGTAACGGTGCTGTTGGCTTCGGCTGTGCCGGCAAAAATTAGGGTGGGGTTGTTTGTGATGCCGTCGTTTGCTGTGCCGGTGTCATTACTAATGCTGCTAATGATTGGGGCGTTTGGGGCAAAAATTCCTTTGTAAGTTTCCATGACTTCGGCTGAAAATGGCAAGGAGGTTTCGATCACGCCTGTTGTTTTTTCGAGTTCCCAATCTCCTCCTAAACTTTTATTGCCCGTCAAGTTCTCGGAAGCTGCCACATCAGCGCCGGTTATTTCACTTAATCTTTTAATAAATGTGATGCCGATTTCTCCGGCTGCTACATCACACCCATATAGCAATATATCTGCATTTTCTGTTAGAGAATTCTGCCATTTTTCTATGTCGCTGGCGTAAAGTTCAAGGTTGCTGTTGTTGAGGTTTGTGCTTCCAAGTTGCAGGCTGCCGCTGCTGCCATGCGACAGAATATGAATTGCTTCTAGATCGGTGAGGTTTTCTAGTTTTTGCCCTATTTGTTTAATTCCATCACTTTTTGCATCTAATATAACTATTTCGCTATTTGAATCAACCCCTTCGATCAGAGTTTGATAGTTTTCTACGTTGGAATCTACGAAAATTATTTGCTTAGTCATAAGAGTAGGTTTGGGTCTGTGATGGTTAATTTTTAAAACACGAGAAAATTAGCGGCTAATGAAGAAAAAGGTAAAATCTTTTCGCTTCACAATTACGCGCTTGCGTGATGTCCCTTGTTGAGGTCGGGGAATGCTTTAAATGGATATCAATTGAAGCACTTGCCTGTTTGTATTTTGGGGATTTAGTCAAGATTGCTCAAAAATACTACTTTTGGCAGATGCAGATTTTGTAATTCACCCTATTGCTGCTTAAAGCATAATCCTAAAGATAGACTTATGTCAAACGATTTTACCTCTTTTGGTAGAAAATTACCAAAAATTTACAAAAGGGGGTGAGTTGATAAAGTTCTAATAAACCAGGCTTTTTTCATTAAAGAGAACAGCTATTGTTGGGGCTGTTATTAAATACAACCGCAGGAAAATTACCCCTATCAAGCTAACTTTTTAATTAATAAAAGTTGAGCCGGCAATAAGGGACTGTTTGGCCGGTGGGCCTATGATTATTGAGGACGAAAGCAAATATCTCTCTCGCTTTTTTTAGGTGGGAGATGTGCTTGTCAACGCCCACTCATACTTTTACATGGCTGGGGGAGGGTGGGATGTCGGAATTGTCGGATCTTTTTGTCGGAATTGTCGGATCTTTGCGAAAATCCATTGTTGGGGCCAGAAAAACTATGATTATACTGATATTTCATAGACTCCTAGTTTAGGCAGCATCCCGTTTTTATAATGTAGTGTGGCATCGGGCCCATAATCTCCATGTCCCTAATGTAGGGGCCGTGCCTTTGTGCCGGTCTGCCGATGCTTTGTTGGGGTGTGAGTCTACCAAATCAAACATTTTGCTTTTTAATACTCTTCCCTATGACTTTTGAAGAAG harbors:
- a CDS encoding DUF4347 domain-containing protein; this translates as MTKQIIFVDSNVENYQTLIEGVDSNSEIVILDAKSDGIKQIGQKLENLTDLEAIHILSHGSSGSLQLGSTNLNNSNLELYASDIEKWQNSLTENADILLYGCDVAAGEIGITFIKRLSEITGADVAASENLTGNKSLGGDWELEKTTGVIETSLPFSAEVMETYKGIFAPNAPIISSISNDTGTANDGITNNPTLIFAGTAEANSTVTLFNEGTNIGTVTADSSGNWTFDYTGTTLANRTYNFTATATDVTNTTSSPSAPFTVTIDSTAPTVTINQNVGQLDPTTGSTVNFAVVFSEAVTGFDDSDITLGGTAGATTATVTGSGSTYNVAVSGMTVSGTVTAAVKADATADIAGNTSTASTSSDNQITYNKEILLHPDDYAALKAFYESTNGNNWTNKTNWDFSSTTPPAASKVATWHGVQVVGDRVTTLHLLQNNLVGSIPAEIGNLSQLGYVYLYGNQLTGAIPSQLGNLSNLQSLNLGGNRLGGTIPAELGNLNNLYELYLNSNQLSGAIPAELGKLSNLQSLHLHNNFLTSIPAELGNLSNLHWLSIYSNQLSGAIPAELGKLSNLNDLYLNSNKLSGAIPTELGNLSKLANLDLTQNQLSGGIPVELSNLSNLSRLVLKSNQLSGAIPAELANLSSLGLLDLSQNQLSGAIPAELGNFGILTKLDLSNNQLTGTIPTSVSNLYQLPAPQLESYNVENPPYLKSDITNQTITAGEGFTLDLASHFGDINETLSNYSATGLPSGLSLNKNTGVLSGIAPLPGTFTVKVTASDSQGKIIEDSFDIVVDNSKPPTLNTFTVTNTDDSGAGSLREAINQANALSGADVIVFNPIVFKTSQTIRLTSQLIVNDSMTIQGPGHDLLKISGDANNNGINDNGDVRLFFINQGSVNFSNLTLSGGRAKGGDGGNGSNGGGGGLGAGGALFIQSGTVNINNVTFSDNQAVGGNGGNVIDYKYGSGGGGGFGGNGGNGGLNDSPSGLPSGGGGGGFSGNGGNGGNGTGPGGGGGGGGGFSGNGLSGIDKGNGGTGGSGSGTILGGSAATKGTDSNTKGGTSGGVGGGGGGGGIGTTSYGGDGGIGGGGGGAGGAAAANEGGDGGDFGGGGGAAWSLGGSGGFGGGGAGGSGGIGKGGFGGGGGGAFGSPGTFAGNGGGYYSGGGGGAGLGGAIFIRNGALMVTDSIFTNNRATGGAAGTGGTGSQESGQGKAGAIFAFTDAEAAVSGVTYSGNSATNGATANSDNNNIYGDFTFPTVTSITRATTNPTNANSVSYTITFSEAVSNVDANDFSLTTDGITGGAITDVVKVAPSSGTTDPFLGGMYPMPGGMYPMPGIYPMPGMYPMPGIYPTPTSTTTPTTSTTSSSKSYTVTVNTGTGSGTLRLDLMDNDTIKNTKNRSLGGIGINNGNFTTAEVYNIDKAAPSLSIITPVDDAIKIAVDSNLVGEFSEAVQKGIGNIVIKKVADNSVVETIDVTSPQIALNGTTLTINPTNDLAEKTEYYVEIDAGAIKDVVGNNYAGVSGATAWNFTTIDTTPPTVTLSSTSPTTTNAPFSVTASFDEDVTEFTDADISISNGTLSNFSGTGSTYTFTVTPLNDGAVTVDLPAGSAQDSAGNNNIAATQLTRTYFSPAPEIQVIDGSTDIVDGTIAALNFGSATVGDTLSKTFTINNIGTADLTLGTLNLPAGFTLVGTSPTSIAANASATLSVQVDTTTAGTFSGNLEFTNNDGDENPFNFLISATVNPTPTPEPTPAPLPLPIPEPTPAPLPLPIPEPTPAPLPLPIPEPTPAPLPLPIPEPTPAPLPLPIPEPTPAPLPLPIPEPTPAPLPLPIP